AAGGGGTTCTGTCAGGGCTAGGCTGCTACCTGGGCACTGCAGCATGGTCACAAGGCTCTCTGCTTGTCTTCAAACAACAGCATTGGGGTTCAGGAGAAGGAAACCCAAAACTCCATCCTTGAGATGCTTGCTCTGTTTGCCAAGGAAATAGGAGTtggaggcagctctgctccagtgcTTTTCCTAACCCCGAGGCTGCCCCTGTGCTGATTCATTGATTTGGACGGGTTATATACTGGGAGGGGAAGCATGAACCACACTCTGCTCTCttgccagcacagagctgtgctcaCTCGGCACTCGCAGCTGCAGGACACTGGGTAAGTCTTCTCTCCTCTGTTGCCTCTGTGAGTGGCCCTGGGCCTGGGGGACTCCCACAGCAGCCCCAAGGAGTGGCAGTGTGATGGTGGGATCTGCAAGTTCAGCATCTTTTGATTTGATGGAGATGTTTGTCTTGCAAgggttctcaaaaaaaaaaaaaaaaaaaaagcgagaCCACTTAGGAATCATGGGAGCTGAAATAGCTTCATAAGCAACATATGTTAAATAATAATTGATAGAGAAAATTaagagggggggggaagtaACATTATGAGAGGGGTGAGGGTGGGAGCAGTGGGACGCTGAGGGGCTGAGCCATAGGGAGTATTCAGCCTCTTGGTCTGTGAGCTTTTTGTCcctagaagaaaaaaggagataaaTTGTTTTCAGCTGCCTTTCCAGGGAGTGACATGTGCTGGGCTTTTGATGTACAGAACATTTGGGGAAGTTTATAAACGGCTCGCTATAAACAAAGCTGTTCTTGGATGCAGATTGTTTCCATATGGGAAACATAAACTGTGCTGGCTTGTGGAGGGTTCCTCCCTTCACAATGGAGAACAAGAATATTCCCTGGAGCGAGTTGGGGTGGAGGGTGTAGGGGctgtgtcccagcaccctggggtgctgtgccagctgggacACTGTGCCCAGACCCCCGTGCTGCCAAACTTGCCAGAGCtgtgctcagggctgggggagctgtgggttttctccctcccttctggCCCTTGAAGCTGTTAGTGGGGGCTGCTCCACGccagcctggcacagggcagCTGCTTTATTCTGTGGAGGGAGGAAACCGTGAGGCcagaggggggagggaagggtgtCCATGGTGGCCATACTTGTGGGGGGATGGAAGACCTCGTTGTAAAGCCTTTGCTCCCTCCAGAGCTCCCCCAGGCACTACCCCTGGGACCAGTCTGCACAACAGTGCCCTTACTGGACACCTTGGTCTCAAAGCCAAACTTGGCCAGTGCTGAGATCTTCTGCTGCGGATGGCGTGCAGAGAGGGTCACCCCTGTACCtaccctgggctggggagctggaggacCCAGGATCCTGCAGGATTTGAGTTAAACCAAAAGCAGTCCTGGGCGGGGGGTGCAGAGGTTCTTGGTTCCACGACAGGAGCACAGAACCAGGAGGGCATTTGGGGGAGCACCTTTCTTCCTGCCCacacccagcagccccaggaccTGTTCAGTTTGGGTGCCATGGGTTGTGCTGGTGAAGATCTTGGCTGTTTGGTGGTGCAGGGAGGCCagttctgctggcagcagcttgCCACACTCACTGCAAAACAGGAAACCACACTCCTGACCGCAGGAGGAGCTGAGCGAGTGGGACGCCAGAGATGCCACTAATAACTGTGTCGTGGCAGCCAGGCACCATTGCCCCCAGTTCCACCCCGCTCtgtgctcctgcctgggctgtgcccagccctgctagcccccagccctcctcaccTGCCCTCCTCTACTTCATTGCCATGCTGCGAGCAGGATGGCCACAGCCCCAGTGGCGTTTTCCAGGGAGAaaccagcacccagccctggcGGTGACCCTGGGAGATCACAGGGGCTGCGCCCACCTCCTTTGTTTTTGCTGCAGGCCCAATGGATCAGGGGAGCTGGCAgcggtggctgctgctgctgctgggcatcCAGCTGGCTGCTGGACAGTGCCCGGAGCAGTGCCAGTGTGTCCGCACTGCCCAGGTGGAGTGCTCTGGCACTGGCATCACCAcggtccccagccccatccccaccaACACCATGACTCTCCAGATCATCAACACGCGCATTGCTGAGCTGGGAGACGCCTCTTTCGGCAACGCCTCCCTGCTGATCGGGCTGCGCATCGAGAAGAACAACCTCTCACGCATCAGCCCCGGGGCCTTCCAGCACCTGCCTGACCTGCGCTACCTCAGCCTGGCCAGCAACAAGCTGCAGGAGCTCCCCGAGCAGGTCTTTGAGCCACTGGACAAGCTGGAgtctctgcttctctccagcAACCAGATCCTCCAGGTTGAGCCTTCCCACTTCACCCACCTGAGCAACCtcaaggagctgcagctgcatgGGAACAacctgcaggagctgaaggaagGGGTGTTTGACCAGCTCACCAGCCTCACCAAGCTCAACCTGGCCAGGAACAATATCGACCACCTGCCGCCCCGGGCCTTCGAGCGGCTGGCACGGCTGCAGGTGCTGCGGCTCTACGAGAACCGGCTCCGGCAGATCCCAGAGGGTGCCTTTGACgggctgccagagctgcaggagctgggccTGCACCAGAACCAGCTGGAGATGCTGTCCCCTGATCTCTTCGTGAACAACGGGAACCTGCAGAAGCTCTACTTGTCCAACAACCTCCTCACTGCTCTGCCAAGTGGCATCTTCTTGCCCCTGCACGCCCTCGCCAAGATCACCCTGCACGTCAACCGCCTGCGGGACATCTCCCCCAGTGCCTTTGGGCCCATGCCTAACCTGCGGGAGCTGTGGCTCTATGAGAACGAGCTCTCCACGCTCCCTGCCTCTGTCTTTGGAAACCTcacccagctgcagctcctggtccTCAGCAAGAACCGGCTGCGCTCGGTGGCACCAGGGGCTTTCCGGGGCTTGGGAGAGCTGCTAGAGCTGTCACTGCACTCCAACACACTGAGCCGCCTGGATGCCCAGGCACTGGAGGGGCTTCCCAAGCTGCAGAACATCTCCCTGCACCACAACCAGTTGCAAGCACTGCCACGGGGCCTCTTCGGGGCCACACCAAGGCTACAGAACCTGCAGCTGCACTCCAATGCTCTGGAGTACCTGCCTGCTGGCATCTTCTCCCCCCTGGCCTCTCTGCGAGAGGTGAAGCTGCACAACAACTCCTGGCGCTGTGACAAGGGCATCCTGCCCCTGCGGGGCTGGCTGAAGGACAACCCTCACAAGGTGGGCGACACACctcccctctgtgcccagccccctgccctgaGGGGCACACCCATTGCTGGGCTGCCACGGGACCAactcctcccttcccagccccccactgcctcctcccatcccagcaccccACTCCCCCCTCATCCATCTGAGGTGGCATCACCGGCAGGTGCCTGGACCGAGCCGCCCATGGGGCTGCCAGTCTCCCcactggaggaggaggaaaaagaggaaggcTGGTGGGGGCTGACACGCATGCAGagtggggtggtggtggctgtcATTGTGCTGGTGTGCGTGgccctgctcactgctctggtggcactggtggtCTATGGCTGTAGAAAGAAGAGCCATGTTGTGCTCATGAGGATGAAGGCACCCAATGAAGCCTGAGAGCCTGGCAGACCCTGGGGGGAGCAGTGCTGGTAGGGCATCCCATCTTCATGGGCACAAGGGACATGACAGTGGCTCTGTATCAGCTGTCCTTGGTGACTGGGACAGCCCAGCATTACCCCTTGTGCTGTGTGTCCCCCTGTCCTGATCAGCTTTGCTttgcccctgctctgctgcagggtaTCCCACCGGGTGACCTCCCCTGGCtacactctgtccccagctctcctgcctcCAGTCCAGCCTCTGTGCTCGttccctgccctgggaagcagcagctgggatgtgGGGTGCTAAGAGGGGACCCCTCCATCAGGGACCCTCATCCTGGCCATGATGGTGCTTACCCCAGTCAACAGGAAATCCCCATTCTTTACCTATCATCCCCTTTGTTGCTGCCTGCCCTTGCACTGCCAGCTTCCTaccccagctcctcttcctAATTTTTTTGACCCCCTGCCATATCCACAGCCTCTGTCCCTGCCTGAGCAGGCAGTTGTTAGCCATCACACAGGGCCAGGAGCCGAGCAAGCACCTTTGTGTCCATGTGCAGCTCTGCATCTCTCCTTTTCCCGCGGGGCGGGGCTGCCCGGGCCTGCTGGGCTGTCACACCCTGTGTGACTCGATGCCTCCAagctgccctccctgcctgcaggcagggcaggccAGAGCACAGCCAGCATCTTcacctgctcccagcagcctcctgcccttcTGCATCTCCTGCCAGGAGAGCTGCGGGGCAGCGTGCTGGCATCTGGGGGCAGACCCCCGAGCCCTCGCTCCACCCTGGTGTTAACTCTCTTGCAGccttgccctgcctgcagcaccctgccccACACCCCAGGGTGGCCGGGGGCttgccccagcccctgctgccaggGAATTACAGGGGTAGGACAATGGGtctgccaggggctgggagaggctCCCCTGGTtgtgccccagggctgctggaggatgctggggctgcttctgctgcactcCAACCTGAGGCTTCACTGCCAGGACATCCTCGTGAATCTTCTGTCAGCTTGTGAGCAGCCTGGCcaagctgcttcttcctcttcctccctcgAGTGTCCTGTACATGCCCAGTCCTGCTGCCTCCTTACAGCCTCCGGCGGCAGTGACTCTGTAAGTGCTCGGTGAGGGGGGAGTCAGCAAGCACTGACTGTGCTACAGTTCACAGGTGGGTGCCAGCCCTTGCATCCAGCAGCCACACTGCCTCCTTCAACTCTGGCACAGCCACAGAAGGGTTCAGATCACCTCTGCAAGTCGTGTGGTGGtgccaggctgcctggggatcGCTGCCACGGGATGAGGGTCTCACTTGGTGTGCACCccacagctctggctgctcaCAGCACTCCGTGagtcagagctgctctgtgggCTGGGACCGGCATGGCGTGGGGGACATGGGACTGTGCTGCGGGGCTGTTGGGTGGTGCTCTGTGACCTCTCCATTAAAGTGCAGTTGTCCATCCCCACTGCCAAGAGCTGTTTATTTGCCCCTCTGTGGTGTATAGCCCGGGAACAGCCCAGCATGAATGGGAGCTGCACTTGATTTCCACTCTGAAAAGGTCTTTTTCATGTTGAAGAAAAGCCCTTACAggctggtggggctgggagagggttAGTGGGCTGTAGTCACAGAACCTGTGCTAGTGACTGGTTTTTGGCCTGGTGTGAGGGACCAAGGAGGGCTAAGCCATCCAACAGCAGTGGGAAGGCTTTTGGAAAGTGAGCCGAGACCACAGCAAGCATCTCAATGGACAGCCTGACTGCCTCACTTCCTCCTTTGCAGTCCActccctgtgccagggccaTGTGGGTTTACCCAGCATCACCAGCATTGTGGGGAGCTCGTTTGGCTCCCTTCAGAGCTGACTTGTGTCAGCTGTTCCTCTGTGTGTCACTGTCTGCTCCATCATTCTGGCTGAAGGCACGTAAGtatccctcctcctgcccctgagGGTGCCTCCATGGCCCCTGACACCCCagtctgctccagcacaggccCTTGCAAGACAGTCCTTAAGGTGGTGTATGCTGCTCCCTTGGGCGCATCACAAATTCCAAGGGAGCCCAGCTGGACCACAGGTCTCTACAGTTTCCCCACCTCTGGCTGGGTGCACATCATGGGCAGCAAAACACCTGATCAGCATCTCAACATGATGGGTCCAGGGTGGTCCCCTCCCCATGgcattgctttgctttgctaAGCTGTGCCTGGCCCTCACTCTCATGTAAGAGACATTGGCTAGGACCACTTCCCagtgagatttttaaaagtccAGGGGGTCTCTTGAGGAGCTACTGTAAGCTAGAGTACTGACCTTGGGGTGGGACTGATGTCACCCATGACAGCCCTGCTGCCGTCCCCGGGCCACTGGACATCCGGAGCCATGACCCTGCTTCCCTGCCAGGATGcttgctggcagctgcctctggcCTCACCTCCAGTCCCTCTGGGGCTGGgttatttttcaaagcactcCAAGGACACAGTTTGTTGTTGCTGATAAGCAGTGAGTGGCAGCTCCGCCCCAGCAGGAACAGCTCCTTGGCCAGCTTTCCATCCGCTCCAGAAAACATTGTCCCACCTCGCAGAGCAGTGTTCCTGCAAACCTGCCACGGGCTTGGTGGCAGTCTCCGTGATGCCACGCTCGGTAAGTGGTGGCCATGCCACTCGGGTGGTCTGGAGGGACAGGTGGGAGCTACCAGGTGGGGTGgtggaaaggaaaagccaagcTCAACACTGCTCTCAGGTGCCAACATAAGTCCAGGATAACTCTCCTAGTGTGTGGGATCTGCAGGTGGGCATTGCTATGGGGTGGGCAGCATCCCCCATCACCTCTCAGCACTGGCATGTATCCCAAGGAGGGAGGAACTGGCAGAGGTCTGGAGGCCACTGCCTCTAAAAATGCCTCCCAAGGGCTGGGAACAGTTCATGTTGAATATCCCTCAGGGATATTTGATGCATCTCTGCTTGCAGAGAAGTAAGTACCTGATGGGCTATTAGAAATATCATGGATGGAGCCCACTACTttgctgcacagagcagccctgcagctgtgTCCCTGTCTGCCAGTGTGTGCAACACAGCTCTGTACCCATGGAGGCATCTCATGAGGCCACAGGTTCCTCCAAGACCCTGTGGGGCCAAACAGGTCCCACCTCAGGTACTGCTCTGCAGGATGTGGGGACTTCTGGTGAGAGTCGCACCACTCTGGTTGTCACAGGGCAGGCTGGAGTAGGGCTGGAGCACAGGGGAAGAGCCCTGACCCACTGCACGGGGCAGGAAGGGAGAGATTTGTCAGGGAAGCACTCCCTTTTCCTGCAAGGGCaggtgtggtgtggtgtgggCAGCTGGCACTGGGGGGATGCCCCGTggctggggcagctgctggagctggctgtgcCACAGAAGTTGCTCCTGTTGCATTTCTGGCTGCGGCGTTTGCCTTGGGTGCATATTTCTACCTCACTGAGGCAGGAGATGAAGCTTGTCTCCTTTTCCAGCACAGGCTGGTGGTCTACATGCTGCTGGGGTTCCTGCTGGAGGAGGGGCTGACCCTGCCCTGCCCCCCCACCTGCCAGTGCTATGACACCTCCAAAATCTTCTGCTCAGAGGAGAGGATGCAGGAGATCCCAGTGGGCCTGCCAGGGAATGCCACCCATCTCTTCTTTGTGGAGACAGCCCTGAGCAGTATCCGCAGCGAGTCCCTGGGCTCCAGCACCACTCTCACCAAGCTGGTCTTCCTCAACAACAACATCCAGGAGCTGGAAGATGGTGCCTTTCAGGGGCTGCCCAGCCTCACCGAGCTGGAGGTGTCAGGCAACCCCTTGCCGGCAGTCAGCccgggggtgctggtggggctgcCCAGCCTCAGCAAGCTCTCCCTGTGTGCCAACACCATCCagtccctgcagccagggctctTCACCACTGCCTCCCACCTTCAGGACCTGCGCTTGTCTGGAAACAAGATTGAAGTGCTGCCCTCTGGCATCTTCCGTCCACTCCGACACCTCCAGACCCTGGATCTCTCACAGAACATCCTGGCTGAGCTGCCTCCCGGGCTGCTGAcccccctcacctccctccACTTCCTCAAGCTCAGTGACAACCTGCTGGTCCAGGTCTCCCCCAGCACTTTTGGGGCTCTGGGCCAGCTGGCTGAGCTCCACCTGGATGGTAACCATCTGGAGAAGCTGCCAGCCAACATctttgctgggctgggggggctgcagcggctgcagctgcagcacaatgccctgggcagcctggccccTAACATCTTCTCTGGTCTCCTCAACCTCACTGTCCTCAGTCTGGAGGGCAACCGCCTGGCcaccctgcctccagccctATTCACTGACACCCCTTACCTCCTACACCTCTCGCTGGCTCGAAATCGGCTGGAGACGCTGCCCCAGGGGCTCTTTGCCAACCTGTCAGCACTGCAGACCCTGGTGCTGTCACACAACGCCATGGTCCATCTCCACACAGGGGTTTTCCAGGGGCTGATAGGGCTGTCAATGCTGCAGCTGAGCTACAactccctctccatccttccagCCAAGCTGCTGGCTGAGTTGCCCCTCCTCACCACCTTGGCGCTGGACCACAACCTCCTGGCCCGCCTGCCCCCTGGGTTCTTCGATGCCAATGAGGATCTGGCACATGTGGAGCTGGCCCACAATCCCTGGGCCTGCAACTGCCACCTGACCTATCTCTTGGGCTGGCTCCAGGGCTTTGCAGAGCCCCTCACCAATGCCCAAGCCTCCTGTGCCAGCCCAGAGACTCTACAGGGACAGCCTCTGCTGGAGGTCCACCAGAGGCAGCTGGAatgcccagcagcacctggtGACCCCCCAGAGAAGCTGGGGGAGGATGCTTCAGAGCTGTGCACCTATAGCAACCCTGAGGGCACGGTGAGCATGGTATGCAATGCCACcacctgccagcagctcagcctccgcctccctcctcctccttttcctccttctccccctcctcctgggCAGACAGCCAGGCCGGTGCAGGAGTACCAGGGTGCCTGGGTGCTGCGCTCCCGTTGTGGCACACTGCAGGTCAGTGCCCTCAtcacagccaggagctgggatgagACCACCTTGTCAGGCCCCCCTGCTGCTCCCTAGGGCTCGGGCAGGTATTTGCCCCACTTCTGCATTGCCAGCCTCTGAACCAGCCTGGAGAACAGCATCCATCTTGCTCTGCTACCCCTACCATGGTCACCAGCCATCACCGAGCTCTCCTCATGACCTGGTAAAATTTATTCTCCCAGGTATGCATTTCCTATGTatttgaaatataattaaaatgtatACATTATTTCTGTGCAACCAGTTGCCATATTGGAGAGAGGAAACACTCTGTTCCCCCACCTCTGGGTGTGTATCTGGGAGAAAAGGTGAAGGTCGCTGTGGTCCCGCAGGGACGTGGCCCGAGCTGTGCACGGTGTGGCACGGGTGCAGGTGCTCGGTGCTGCTCCCTGGCGTGCTCATCTCTGCCTGATGCAGCTTTCTTACCCCACGATCCTCAGCAGCGCAGAGacccagctgcagcctgacACCGACCCCCAGGGCACGGGTATGGTGTGGGGTGTCCAGGGGAGGTGTGGGGGAGCACTGCCCCTGCCCAGCGAGGGGCATGAGCGGGATGCAGGGTGGGCTCCGGTCCGGGGGCTGTGCCCTGGCGGGGCTCCTCCCGACAGGGTTGGGGAACCTGAAGATGGAGCGCACAGTCCCACGCGGGGCAcggcagggaggtgggtgccgCCTTATGAGAGGGGATAtatgtgcacatgtgtgtgaAGGTATGCACGTCTGTGTGCTGGTGGGTGCGGACACGCGTGTGTGCGTGTGTTGGTGTGTGCAGACAGGGGTGCCGATGTGTACAGCTCAGGACCCGCTGAGCCCTTCTCCCGGGGCCGCCGTGCGGTGTTACTGCTCCATCTTGCGGCCACTGGGACAGGGGCTGGCACAGCTGCCACACCGCGACGTGAGCTCTGTCTCCAACCGTGCATCCTGGCTCCTGCCACCCTGAAGTCtgtggagcagcctggcaccCGGCGGGGACCCGGATGCGTACGGCATTGACGCTGGAAAGGGGTAAGGCTGTTGAAAATGTGCAGCTGTTTGAGTGCTTTTTAATTTGGCAGGAAAGGCATAAAACAGCCCAGGAAGCCCAAGCTGAGTCTTAATAATAGCAAACAAAGACGgaagaagaaatgtttaaatgcaATTAGTGCAATTATCCACTGGGAAGCGATGGCTGCCCAGTCCTTCTAAATCTTTGCGTCAAACAGGGTGTTTCTCCCAACAAGACACCCTCCACCACCCAAGAGCCCTGGCTGTCACCACAGGAGGGTCTTTGGCTTGTGCTTGGATGCAGGGGAATGcaacagccccagccccacagatgGTGGAGATGTGGGGCTGAGCCCAGAGCCTACATATCAGCCTGTCTGGACACAGATGTTATTCCTGTTACAAGCTTAAACAAATGTCTTCAGAACAGCACCTTTAGCTACTTAAACCAATTCCTGAGGAAGGAAACAGCTGGATGTTTTGAATAGGAAAAGCTTCAAATGGGGAAACTTTCTGCTGTATTGGTGAGGGTGGTGCTTGAGAAGTTGGTGGCTTATGCTGGTGGAGATATGAGACTGCAGAGACCATTGGCTGCAAAACAGGCTGGCCTGGAGATCTTCAGATTTCCCTGGATGTGACTAGTCAAGTGGTGCCAGCAGATAATGTCTGGAGAGTACGTGCCTGCGTCTTCTCTGAGGGATTTATGTGATGGCCTCCCACAGCAGggccacagcttctctgcctGTTCCCTGGTTGTCTCTTATCTCCCCATGCAGACCTGTGCCCTGACCTCTCATGAAACCAAGCCCTGTGCCTGGGACATGGATAAAGAGCTGGACAGGTGATGGGAACACATCTGGTGGCCTCACTCTTTGTGCAGTGGTTCACTCTGGCAGCTGGACTTGTTTGCAAACGCTCAGCCAAGTAAGTgatgcaaaatgctttttttgttttttaaaatgtgcatggAGGGTAGCTCTGTGGGACTGCTGATAGTTTCCTTTTAGCAAGGAGTAGGAGAGcctgcagcaccctgagctggggcttcctgcactgcagggaggtgggagaagCAAGGGACAATGTTGAAGCCCAGGTGGGGCGAGGAAGGGTTTTAAAAGAGTTTTGCAGttcaaaaatgtttaatttcatCCCCATGAGCTCAGTCCAGCTGTTCTCACCTGCACATTTAACTCACTGTGCTGCCCCTGCAGCTGAAATCAAGCAGGGAACTTGGCACCCTGCCTCCTGCGCCCAAATCTCTCTGAGGAGAGGGTGGCCAGGGATCAGGAGAGGCCTCTGCCCTCGAAGCCCTGTGGGGCAGCTAGCACATACCTCTGTCATTGTCTTCTCTTCA
The nucleotide sequence above comes from Heliangelus exortis chromosome 9, bHelExo1.hap1, whole genome shotgun sequence. Encoded proteins:
- the LOC139799835 gene encoding leucine-rich repeat-containing protein 15-like; translation: MDQGSWQRWLLLLLGIQLAAGQCPEQCQCVRTAQVECSGTGITTVPSPIPTNTMTLQIINTRIAELGDASFGNASLLIGLRIEKNNLSRISPGAFQHLPDLRYLSLASNKLQELPEQVFEPLDKLESLLLSSNQILQVEPSHFTHLSNLKELQLHGNNLQELKEGVFDQLTSLTKLNLARNNIDHLPPRAFERLARLQVLRLYENRLRQIPEGAFDGLPELQELGLHQNQLEMLSPDLFVNNGNLQKLYLSNNLLTALPSGIFLPLHALAKITLHVNRLRDISPSAFGPMPNLRELWLYENELSTLPASVFGNLTQLQLLVLSKNRLRSVAPGAFRGLGELLELSLHSNTLSRLDAQALEGLPKLQNISLHHNQLQALPRGLFGATPRLQNLQLHSNALEYLPAGIFSPLASLREVKLHNNSWRCDKGILPLRGWLKDNPHKVGDTPPLCAQPPALRGTPIAGLPRDQLLPSQPPTASSHPSTPLPPHPSEVASPAGAWTEPPMGLPVSPLEEEEKEEGWWGLTRMQSGVVVAVIVLVCVALLTALVALVVYGCRKKSHVVLMRMKAPNEA
- the LOC139799836 gene encoding carboxypeptidase N subunit 2-like; its protein translation is MPRSHRLVVYMLLGFLLEEGLTLPCPPTCQCYDTSKIFCSEERMQEIPVGLPGNATHLFFVETALSSIRSESLGSSTTLTKLVFLNNNIQELEDGAFQGLPSLTELEVSGNPLPAVSPGVLVGLPSLSKLSLCANTIQSLQPGLFTTASHLQDLRLSGNKIEVLPSGIFRPLRHLQTLDLSQNILAELPPGLLTPLTSLHFLKLSDNLLVQVSPSTFGALGQLAELHLDGNHLEKLPANIFAGLGGLQRLQLQHNALGSLAPNIFSGLLNLTVLSLEGNRLATLPPALFTDTPYLLHLSLARNRLETLPQGLFANLSALQTLVLSHNAMVHLHTGVFQGLIGLSMLQLSYNSLSILPAKLLAELPLLTTLALDHNLLARLPPGFFDANEDLAHVELAHNPWACNCHLTYLLGWLQGFAEPLTNAQASCASPETLQGQPLLEVHQRQLECPAAPGDPPEKLGEDASELCTYSNPEGTVSMVCNATTCQQLSLRLPPPPFPPSPPPPGQTARPVQEYQGAWVLRSRCGTLQVSALITARSWDETTLSGPPAAP